One genomic segment of Halalkalicoccus tibetensis includes these proteins:
- a CDS encoding CopG family ribbon-helix-helix protein produces MTVVSVSMPEELLNRIDEFADDHGYTGRSEVVREASRNLLGEFQDRELEDHELMGVITVLFDYETTSVEERMMRLRHEHESLVTSNFHSHVGDRYCMELFILEGNLEGISEFVGKVRATGDILTVDYSVIPVDDFAATLSQS; encoded by the coding sequence ATGACAGTCGTCAGCGTCTCGATGCCCGAGGAACTGCTGAACCGGATCGACGAGTTCGCGGACGATCACGGCTACACCGGCCGCAGCGAGGTCGTCCGGGAGGCCTCGCGCAACCTGCTGGGGGAGTTCCAGGACCGCGAGCTCGAGGACCACGAGCTGATGGGCGTGATCACCGTGCTGTTCGACTACGAGACCACGAGCGTCGAGGAACGGATGATGCGCCTGCGCCACGAACACGAGTCGCTGGTCACCTCGAACTTCCACAGCCACGTCGGGGACCGCTACTGCATGGAGCTGTTCATCCTCGAGGGGAACCTCGAGGGGATCTCGGAGTTCGTCGGGAAGGTCCGTGCGACGGGCGACATCCTCACCGTCGACTACTCGGTGATCCCGGTCGACGACTTCGCCGCGACGCTCTCGCAGTCGTAG
- a CDS encoding MFS transporter: MRRERTVILAVILSTFFVGFGGGVVFPILPNLGAVLGISPFLVGLILSANRFTRTIANTPAGALVDRIGTRTPFIAGLFIEAVATLGYIVAMLSAYPEAWFLLARVIWGIGSALVFATAYTIAADVSTGKSRGTNMGVVRGGMTLGFPAGLVLGGVVSELFTIPTAFALAAAFAFVAGILAYLTIPETHVSESKTAVKPWEIETTIPALTVGFVNFGLYFAYLGALFSTLVLFLGANDFSVLGYGPQASSGVLMAVTVLSAAGLMLGGGVMSDRLGMRVPILLAFLIVSFVGFVLLTTADSVASLVVACVFIGAGQGGTSGPMIALLADLTPDERMGRAMGTNNVLGDIGGGIGPMISLPLVESIGFAPVYAACAVVPLVAGAVLVYGVHRQTGSVSPRTSLGS; encoded by the coding sequence GTGCGGCGTGAACGGACGGTCATCCTCGCCGTCATCCTCAGCACGTTCTTCGTCGGTTTCGGCGGCGGCGTGGTCTTCCCGATCCTCCCCAATCTGGGAGCGGTGCTCGGGATCTCGCCCTTTCTCGTCGGGCTGATCCTGAGCGCGAACCGCTTCACGCGGACGATCGCCAACACGCCCGCCGGCGCGCTGGTCGACCGGATCGGCACCCGGACGCCCTTCATCGCGGGGCTGTTCATCGAGGCCGTCGCCACGCTCGGCTACATCGTCGCGATGCTGTCGGCCTACCCCGAGGCGTGGTTCCTGCTCGCCCGGGTGATCTGGGGGATCGGCAGCGCGCTGGTGTTCGCCACCGCCTACACCATCGCCGCCGACGTCAGCACCGGGAAATCGAGGGGAACGAACATGGGCGTCGTCCGTGGCGGGATGACGCTTGGCTTCCCGGCCGGCCTCGTGCTGGGCGGGGTCGTCAGCGAGCTGTTCACGATCCCGACCGCCTTCGCGCTGGCGGCCGCCTTCGCCTTCGTCGCGGGGATCCTCGCGTACCTTACCATCCCCGAAACACACGTCAGCGAGTCGAAGACCGCGGTCAAGCCCTGGGAGATCGAGACGACGATCCCCGCGCTGACCGTCGGGTTCGTCAACTTCGGGCTCTACTTCGCGTATCTGGGCGCGCTGTTCTCGACGCTCGTGCTCTTTCTGGGCGCCAACGACTTCTCGGTGCTCGGCTACGGCCCGCAGGCCTCCTCGGGCGTGCTGATGGCCGTGACCGTCCTCTCAGCGGCCGGGCTGATGCTCGGCGGCGGGGTCATGAGCGACCGGCTCGGGATGCGCGTTCCCATCCTCCTCGCCTTCCTCATCGTCTCGTTTGTTGGGTTCGTCCTGCTCACGACGGCCGACTCGGTCGCCTCGCTCGTCGTCGCCTGCGTGTTCATCGGCGCGGGCCAGGGCGGGACCAGCGGCCCGATGATCGCCCTGCTCGCGGACCTGACCCCCGACGAGCGCATGGGGCGGGCGATGGGGACGAACAACGTGCTCGGCGATATCGGCGGCGGGATCGGCCCGATGATCTCGCTGCCGCTGGTCGAGTCGATCGGCTTCGCCCCCGTCTACGCCGCCTGCGCGGTCGTCCCCCTCGTGGCGGGTGCGGTCCTCGTCTACGGCGTCCACCGCCAGACCGGCAGCGTCAGCCCGCGTACCTCATTGGGTAGCTAA
- a CDS encoding low molecular weight phosphatase family protein, with amino-acid sequence MDTERPVRFGFVCVQNAGRSQMSAAFAERERERRGLDDLEILTGGTHPAESVHEEVIEAMAELDIDLSDREPREVSTEELDSCDVVATMGCSTLELDADVDVRDWDLEDPHGRSVDEVREIRDEIEERVTALFDERFAEVEPEQ; translated from the coding sequence ATGGACACCGAGCGCCCCGTCCGGTTCGGGTTCGTCTGCGTGCAGAACGCCGGCCGTAGCCAGATGTCCGCCGCGTTCGCCGAACGCGAGCGCGAGCGGCGCGGGCTCGACGACCTCGAGATCCTCACCGGCGGCACCCATCCCGCCGAGTCGGTCCACGAAGAGGTGATCGAGGCGATGGCCGAACTCGATATCGACCTCTCGGATCGCGAACCCCGGGAGGTTTCGACCGAGGAGCTCGACTCGTGTGACGTCGTCGCGACGATGGGCTGTTCGACGCTCGAACTCGACGCCGACGTCGACGTGCGCGACTGGGACCTCGAGGACCCGCACGGGAGGAGCGTCGACGAGGTGCGCGAGATCCGCGACGAGATCGAAGAACGGGTCACTGCGCTCTTCGACGAGCGCTTCGCGGAGGTCGAACCCGAACAGTAG
- a CDS encoding cob(I)yrinic acid a,c-diamide adenosyltransferase gives MKIYTGRGDEGMTDLQNMDRVSKTNERIEAYGTVDEANALLGTARPTGYDDVDAQLEGMQNHLHVVQADFANPEPDEDDTRVREEHTEQLEEWIDAYDDELDPLQQFILPGGSDVGATLHHARAVVRRAERRAVALAGEEPINEEAVVYLNRLSDALFVVARAVNKREGVREENPTY, from the coding sequence GTGAAGATCTACACCGGCCGCGGCGACGAGGGGATGACGGACCTCCAGAACATGGACCGTGTCTCGAAGACGAACGAGCGCATCGAGGCCTACGGCACCGTCGACGAGGCCAACGCCCTGCTGGGGACGGCCCGCCCGACCGGCTACGACGACGTCGACGCCCAGCTGGAGGGGATGCAGAACCACCTCCACGTCGTCCAGGCGGACTTCGCGAACCCCGAGCCCGACGAGGACGACACCCGCGTGCGCGAGGAGCACACGGAGCAGCTCGAGGAGTGGATCGACGCCTACGACGACGAGCTCGACCCCCTCCAGCAGTTCATCCTCCCCGGCGGGAGCGACGTGGGCGCGACGCTCCACCACGCCCGGGCGGTGGTCCGGCGGGCCGAACGGCGCGCGGTCGCGCTGGCGGGCGAGGAGCCGATCAACGAGGAGGCCGTCGTCTACCTCAATCGGCTCTCCGACGCCCTGTTCGTCGTCGCGCGGGCGGTGAACAAACGGGAGGGGGTCCGCGAGGAGAACCCGACGTACTGA